In one Euleptes europaea isolate rEulEur1 chromosome 12, rEulEur1.hap1, whole genome shotgun sequence genomic region, the following are encoded:
- the SLN gene encoding sarcolipin has translation MDRSTQELFLNFMIVLITVLLMWLLVKSYQD, from the coding sequence ATGGATCGATCCACGCAAGAGCTTTTCCTCAACTTCATGATAGTGCTGATCACGGTGCTTCTCATGTGGCTTCTGGTGAAGTCTTACCAGGACTGA